A segment of the Raphanus sativus cultivar WK10039 unplaced genomic scaffold, ASM80110v3 Scaffold0840, whole genome shotgun sequence genome:
ATAGACcgggttaaaaaaaaaagagcggGTTAAAGCTTAACCGGAACTTGAAGACCGATTTGGCGAATGCTATCCATGAGCTCCTTCACTTTGTTCTGGTCTTTGGATCTTGTTCGCATCAACGGTCTCCGTATTTTCTCCAGCGGCAACTCCACGATCATCGGCCCTACACCGCCGCTAGATCCTCCGATCACGGGCGGCGAACCTGAAAATCAAAATCAGCTTCAGATTCACCatagttttaataatagaaGTGAGCTTTTGAACAAGGTTACcgtttgaagaagaagaagcggaaaCAGAGAAGCTTCT
Coding sequences within it:
- the LOC130503162 gene encoding sulfiredoxin, chloroplastic/mitochondrial-like yields the protein MANLMMLRLPSSLRSFSVSASSSSNGSPPVIGGSSGGVGPMIVELPLEKIRRPLMRTRSKDQNKVKELMDSIRQIGLQVPIDVIEVDGAYYGFSGCHRYEAHQKLGLPTIRCKIRKGTKETLRHHLR